A single genomic interval of Mesoplodon densirostris isolate mMesDen1 chromosome 8, mMesDen1 primary haplotype, whole genome shotgun sequence harbors:
- the NEU2 gene encoding LOW QUALITY PROTEIN: sialidase-2 (The sequence of the model RefSeq protein was modified relative to this genomic sequence to represent the inferred CDS: inserted 1 base in 1 codon; deleted 1 base in 1 codon; substituted 2 bases at 2 genomic stop codons), which translates to MASCPILQRERVFQLEAHAYRIPALLYLPQQKTLLAFAEERTSKKDEHAKLIVLRRGSYNASTHQVRWHAQEAVAQAQMEGHHSMNPSPLYDEKTGTVFLFFIAVPGQVSEHHQLHTRVNLTRLCHVTSTDHGRSWSPVRDLTGSVIGPAHKDWATFAVGPGHCLQLHNLTQSLVVPAYAYCNRPPLQAPTPSTFCLVGHDHGNTWARGKFVARDTLECQVAQVGDAKWRVVYLNARSPLRARVQVQSTNDGLDVGETQPVQKLVEAPHSCQGSILGFPSPCAGSESPDRWLLYTHRVTHGXRANLGVYLNXQPPTPXAWSEPTLLAPASCAYSDLQRMGAGPNGSPQFGCLYESDDYKEIVFVMFTLKQAFPAEFLLQ; encoded by the exons ATGGCGTCCTGCCCCATCCTGCAGAGGGAGAGAGTGTTCCAGTTGGAAGCCCATGCCTACAGGATCCCCGCTCTGCTTTACCTGCCTCAGCAGAAGACCCTGCTGGCCTTTGCGGAAGAGCGGACAAGCAAGAAGGATGAGCACGCGAAGCTAATTGTCCTGCGC AGGGGAAGCTACAATGCGTCTACCCACCAGGTCCGG TGGCATGCACAGGAGGCGGTGGCCCAAGCCCAGATGGAGGGCCACCACTCCATGAACCCAAGCCCCCTGTACGACGAGAAGACGGGGACCGTTTTCCTCTTCTTCATTGCCGTCCCTGGGCAGGTGTCGGAGCACCACCAGCTCCACACCAGGGTCAACTTGACACGGCTGTGCCATGTCACCAGCACCGACCACGGGAGGTCCTGGAGCCCCGTCAGGGACCTCACGGGCTCCGTCATTGGCCCGGCCCACAAGGACTGGGCCACTTTTGCGGTGGGCCCGGGACACTGTCTGCAGCTGCACAACCTGACGCAGAGCCTGGTGGTGCCAGCCTACGCTTACTGCAACCGTCCCCCACTGCAGGCGCCTACCCCTTCCACCTTCTGCCTGGTCGGCCACGACCACGGGAACACGTGGGCGAGAGGGAAATTCGTGGCCCGGGACACCCTGGAATGCCAGGTGGCCCAAGTTGGGGATGCAAAATGGAGGGTTGTGTACCTGAACGCGAGAAGCCCCCTCCGAGCCAGGGTCCAGGTCCAGAGTACCAACGACGGGCTCGATGTCGGGGAGACCCAGCCAGTGCAGAAGCTCGTGGAGGCTCCCCACAGCTGCCAAGGGAGCATCCTTGGCTTCCCCAGCCCCTGTGCAGGATCAGAATCCCCAGACCGGTGGCTGCTCTACACGCACCGAGTGACCCACG GGAGAGCCAACCTGGGTGTGTACCTCAATTGACAGCCCCCCACGCCCTAGGCCTGGTCAGAGCCCACCCTGCTGGCCCCGGCCAGCTGCGCTTACTCAGACCTCCAGAGAATGGGCGCCGGCCCCAATGGGTCACCCCAGTTTGGGTGTCTGTACGAATCGGATGATTACAAGGAGATCGTCTTCGTCATGTTCACCCTGAAACAGGCCTTCCCAGCTGAATTTTTGCTGCAGTGA
- the LOC132495043 gene encoding small ribosomal subunit protein eS6-like, producing MKLNISFPDTGCQKLIEVDDERKLRTFYEKRMATEVAADVLGEEWKGYVVRISGGNDKQGFPMKQGVLTHGRVCLLLSKGHSCYRPRRTGERERKSVRGCIVDANLSVLNLVIVKKGEKDIPGLTDTTVPRRLGPKRASRIRKLFNLSKEDDVRQYVVRKPLNKEGKKPRTKAPKIQRLVTPRVLQHKRQRIALKKQCTKKNKEEAAEYAKLLAKRMKEAKEKRQEQILPRDGGCPL from the coding sequence ATGAAGCTGAACATCTCTTTCCCGGACACTGGCTGCCAGAAACTCATTGAAGTGGACGATGAACGAAAACTTCGTACCTTTTATGAGAAGCGTATGGCCACAGAAGTTGCTGCTGACGTTCTGGGTGAAGAATGGAAGGGCTATGTGGTCCGAATCAGTGGTGGGAACGACAAACAGGGTTTCCCCATGAAGCAGGGTGTCTTGACCCATGGCCGCGTCTGCCTGCTACTGAGTAAGGGACATTCCTGTTACAGACCAAGGAGGACTGGAGAAAGAGAGCGCAAATCTGTACGGGGTTGCATTGTGGATGCCAATCTGAGCGTTCTCAATTTGGTCATTGtaaaaaaaggggagaaggatATTCCTGGACTCACTGATACTACTGTGCCTCGTCGCCTGGGGCCCAAAAGAGCTAGCAGAATCCGCAAACTTTTCAATCTCTCTAAAGAAGATGATGTCCGCCAGTATGTTGTGAGAAAGCCCCTAAATAAAGAAGGTAAGAAACCTAGGACCAAAGCACCCAAGATTCAGCGTCTTGTTACCCCACGAGTTCTGCAACACAAACGTCAGCGAATTGCTCTGAAGAAACAGTGTActaagaaaaacaaggaagaggCTGCAGAATATGCTAAACTTTTGGCCAAGAGAATGAAGGAGGCCAAAGAAAAACGCCAGGAACAGATTTTGCCAAGAGACGGAGGCTGTCCTCTCTGA